In Mesoplodon densirostris isolate mMesDen1 chromosome 5, mMesDen1 primary haplotype, whole genome shotgun sequence, a single window of DNA contains:
- the NUDT16 gene encoding U8 snoRNA-decapping enzyme: MAGIRRLELAEALQLGPGWRHACHALLYAPDPGLLFGRIPLRYAVLMQMRFDGRLGFPGGFVDLRDCSLEDGLNRELGEELGEAAAAFRVERADYRSSHAGSRPRVVAHFYAKCLTLEQLTAVEMGAPRARDHGLEVLGLVRVPLYTLRDGVGGLPAFLENTFIGNAREQLLEALQNLGLLEPGSFARFKFSARP; encoded by the exons ATGGCCGGGATACGCAGGCTGGAGCTGGCGGAGGCCTTGCAGCTGGGGCCGGGCTGGCGGCACGCATGCCACGCGCTGCTCTACGCGCCGGACCCGGGGCTGCTTTTCGGCCGCATCCCGCTGCGCTACGCCGTGCTG ATGCAGATGCGCTTTGACGGGCGCCTGGGCTTCCCCGGCGGCTTCGTGGACTTAAGGGACTGCAGCCTGGAGGACGGGCTGAACCGCGAGCTGGGCGAGGAACTGGGCGAGGCCGCGGCCGCCTTCCGCGTGGAGCGTGCCGATTACCGCAGCTCCCACGCCGGGTCCCGGCCGCGCGTCGTGGCGCACTTCTACGCCAAGTGCCTCACCCTGGAGCAGCTGACTGCGGTGGAGATGGGCGCGCCGCGCGCCCGGGACCACGGGCTGGAG GTGCTGGGCCTGGTACGGGTGCCCCTGTACACCCTGCGGGATGGTGTGGgaggcctgcctgccttcctggagAATACGTTTATTGGAAATGCACGGGAACAGCTGCTGGAAGCCCTCCAGAACCTCGGACTGCTGGAACCTGGCTCTTTCGCACGCTTTAAGTTCTCAGCTCGTCCCTAG